In one Vulgatibacter incomptus genomic region, the following are encoded:
- a CDS encoding IS481 family transposase, protein MDERVQLVSEYLKGVQSMTAICRGFGVSRKTAYKWVSRYQADGPGGLEDRSRAPLSHPSRIEPMVVEALLTVRRAHPHWGPRKILAWLGRKQPQLALPSASTGSAILAKYGLARSRQARRRTPPFTDPFADADAPNRIWCADFKGDFKKGDGKRCYPVTFTDGISRYLLKCRALRSTKRIGVQPVFEAAFHEFGLPDRIRTDNGTPFASRGAGGLSQLSVWWVKLGICHERIEPGRPDQNGRHERMHRTLKQETISPAAPTFRAQQARFDRFQREYNEERPHEALGNAPPSSSYVVSPRSYPSRLPEIHYRDGLKVRKVAASGRMRWNGAMVTIGHALEGEWIGLEEADGLHHVYFGNVNLGFIDDQRPSLGLIRPPTKCWARVK, encoded by the coding sequence GTGGACGAGCGAGTTCAGCTGGTCAGTGAATACCTGAAGGGCGTCCAATCCATGACCGCGATCTGTCGAGGTTTCGGAGTTAGTCGAAAGACCGCGTACAAGTGGGTCTCTCGATACCAAGCAGATGGCCCGGGTGGGCTCGAGGATCGGTCCCGGGCGCCACTTTCCCACCCGAGCCGAATCGAACCCATGGTCGTTGAGGCTCTTCTCACGGTTCGTCGTGCTCACCCGCACTGGGGCCCCCGGAAGATCCTCGCCTGGCTGGGCAGAAAGCAGCCGCAGCTGGCGCTCCCATCGGCCAGCACAGGAAGCGCGATCCTGGCAAAGTACGGACTCGCTCGGTCACGCCAGGCGCGCAGGCGCACGCCACCGTTCACGGATCCATTCGCCGATGCGGACGCCCCCAACCGCATTTGGTGTGCCGACTTCAAAGGTGATTTCAAGAAGGGAGACGGCAAGCGTTGCTACCCGGTGACGTTTACTGATGGCATCAGTCGGTACCTGCTGAAATGCAGGGCCCTCCGGAGCACCAAGCGGATTGGTGTCCAACCGGTCTTCGAAGCAGCCTTCCATGAGTTCGGTCTACCGGATCGAATCCGGACTGACAATGGTACGCCGTTCGCCAGCCGGGGAGCTGGAGGTCTTTCGCAGCTTTCGGTTTGGTGGGTGAAGCTCGGCATCTGCCATGAGCGCATTGAGCCAGGCCGCCCGGATCAGAACGGTCGGCACGAACGTATGCACCGCACGCTCAAGCAGGAGACCATCTCCCCAGCAGCTCCTACGTTTCGGGCCCAGCAAGCGAGATTCGACCGGTTCCAACGAGAATACAACGAAGAGCGTCCACACGAGGCTCTGGGGAATGCCCCTCCATCGTCGTCCTACGTCGTTTCGCCCCGCTCGTACCCTAGTCGGCTGCCGGAGATTCACTACAGGGATGGTCTGAAGGTACGCAAGGTCGCTGCAAGCGGTCGGATGCGATGGAATGGCGCCATGGTCACAATCGGCCACGCCCTGGAGGGAGAATGGATCGGGCTGGAAGAAGCCGATGGTTTGCACCACGTCTACTTTGGCAACGTAAACCTAGGATTCATCGACGACCAGCGACCTAGCTTAGGCCTGATCCGGCCTCCAACGAAGTGCTGGGCGAGAGTGAAGTAG
- a CDS encoding HNH endonuclease signature motif containing protein, which translates to MAQSPDRPCSFPGCPNLVQGFRVFRCPEHPYERDTLNDAAYDQKRGSASQRGYDHAWKKLRDSHLSKHPLCALCLSSGRVRAAFLVDHIRELIDGGARLDPSNLQSLCSPCHSLKTKQEAARRKNKA; encoded by the coding sequence ATGGCTCAATCCCCGGATCGACCATGCAGCTTCCCAGGGTGCCCCAACCTCGTTCAAGGCTTCAGAGTCTTCCGTTGCCCAGAACACCCCTACGAGCGCGATACACTCAACGACGCAGCGTATGACCAGAAGCGCGGTTCGGCCTCCCAACGGGGCTACGATCACGCCTGGAAGAAGCTCCGCGACTCCCACCTATCGAAGCACCCCTTGTGCGCTCTCTGCCTCTCCAGCGGAAGAGTTAGAGCCGCGTTCCTTGTGGACCACATCCGCGAGCTTATCGACGGCGGCGCAAGGCTAGACCCCTCGAACCTTCAATCCCTCTGCTCCCCCTGTCACTCCCTCAAGACCAAGCAGGAAGCCGCTAGACGAAAGAACAAGGCATGA